In one Gossypium hirsutum isolate 1008001.06 chromosome D09, Gossypium_hirsutum_v2.1, whole genome shotgun sequence genomic region, the following are encoded:
- the LOC107926364 gene encoding NADH dehydrogenase [ubiquinone] 1 alpha subcomplex subunit 8-B, whose product MADVVDAAGEPIPTSSVLMAAAKHIEINCMPENVEFLKCKKKDPNPEKCLDKGRQATRCALGLLKELYQRCKDPMEGYVGCMYYHTNEFDLCRKQQQAFEKACPLE is encoded by the exons ATGGCGGACGTGGTTGATGCGGCGGGTGAACCGATCCCGACATCGTCGGTTCTAATGGCGGCCGCTAAGCACATCGAAATTAATTGCATGCCCGAAAACGTGGAGTTCCTTAAGTGTAAGAAGAAGGATCCGAACCCTGAGAAATGTCTCGATAAGGGCCGCCAAGCTACTCGTTGTGCCCTTGGACT GCTAAAAGAGCTTTATCAGAGATGCAAAGACCCGATGGAAGGATACGTAGGATGCATGTATTACCATACAAACGAGTTTGATTTATGTCGCAAACAGCAACAAGCATTTGAGAAAGCTTGTCCTTTGGAGTGA
- the LOC107926382 gene encoding 50S ribosomal protein L33, with protein MGDKKKKTFMFIRLVSAAGTGFFYVKRKSAKKVAEKLEFRKYDPRVNRHVLFTEQKMK; from the coding sequence ATGGgtgacaaaaagaaaaagacttTCATGTTCATTCGTCTTGTCTCGGCTGCTGGAACCGGTTTCTTCTACGTGAAGAGGAAAAGTGCTAAGAAAGTGGCTGAGAAACTTGAGTTCCGCAAGTACGATCCTCGTGTAAATCGCCATGTTCTTTTCACTgaacaaaaaatgaaataa